One window of Salvelinus fontinalis isolate EN_2023a chromosome 19, ASM2944872v1, whole genome shotgun sequence genomic DNA carries:
- the rprma gene encoding protein reprimo A, which translates to MNSTAFNQTDSAGLFNKTEDIFCCNFSSVVTDNGFVAATPDERSLFLMRVVQIAVMCVLSLTVVFGIFFLGCNLLIKSEGMINFLVTDRRPSKEVEAVIVGAY; encoded by the coding sequence ATGAATTCTACCGCTTTCAATCAAACGGACAGTGCAGGACTTTTCAACAAGACTGAAGATATATTTTGTTGTAACTTTTCATCGGTGGTGACTGATAATGGCTTCGTGGCGGCGACTCCGGATGAGAGAAGTCTCTTTCTCATGAGAGTTGTCCAGATAGCAGTTATGTGCGTGTTATCGCTCACGGTGGTTTTCGGTATATTCTTTTTGGGCTGCAATCTTCTCATCAAGTCAGAGGGAATGATCAACTTTTTGGTGACGGACAGAAGACCATCCAAAGAGGTAGAAGCAGTCATTGTTGGTGCATATTAG